The genomic region CGGGAGCACCGTTCAATGGAGCACTCCTCAGTAAAGTATCTGTACGTCTCCGCGAAATTCCTTTTGTGACCGAAGCCCGGCCCTTTGAACTGGAGTTTACTCCGGGAAAAGCACGACCGGTCTTGTTTCTGCAATCGCGAAAAGCCAGTCAGTTTAATGGAGTAGTGGGGGTGCAGCCGGATAATGTCAATCCCGGGAAAGTATTCGTTACGGGAGATGTGCGACTGCGCTTATTGAATGCTTTCGGTAAGGCAGAACTGTTAGATCTCAACTGGAGCAATCCGCTGCCCCGTTCACAGGATCTTAAAGTTAAGTTCAGTTATCCGTTTCTCTTTTCCTTGCCGGTAGGGGTGGAAGGAGAGTTGATGCTCTTTAAAAAAGATTCCACTTTTCTGGAGCTGAACCGACAGATTGGCTTCCGTTATTTTTTTGCGGGGAATAACTCCTTTCGGGTCTTCTTCGGACGAAAAACAAGTAACCTGATTTCCACCAAGGGGTATGAGAATATTACCAGTCTGCCACCATTTGCTGACGTTGGCGCGAATACTTTCGGACTCGGCGTATTGTTTCAACGATTGGATTATCGTTTGAATCCGCGTCAGGGTTTCTCTGTAGATGTCAATGCCGGTGCAGGAGTTAGGGTGATTGACAAGAATGCCAGAATAAATCCGGAAGCATATGATAGTCTGAGTTTGCGGGCGACACAATACAAGGCAGAAGGAATTGTTGATTTTTATATTCCGCTCTTTACCCGGGCCGTGGTCAACATTGGAGCGATGGGCGGATGGATGCAAAATGAAAACATCTTCAGCAATGAATTGTATCGCTTCGGCGGGCTCCGTTCATTGCGGGGATTTGACGAAGCTTCCTTACTCGCATCTTCTTATGTCGTCGGAAAAATAGAATACCGGTTTATCCTCGAGCAAAATTCCTACTTATTGCTTTTCTACAACCGTGCCTGGTATGAAGATCAAAGTCGGGAAGAAATACTTACAGACACTCCTTATGGCTTCGGTGCCGGTATCACCTTCGATACCAAGCTCGGTATTTTTTCCTTCACCTACGCCCTCGGTTCACAGCAAAGTAATCCTATTGAATTCCGTGCGGCGAAAGTGCATTTCGGATTAGTAAATTATTTTTAGTTGTAAATTATCCTACCTAAAATACAGTAACAATTTGGTGTTTACAGATCATCGTCTCAAAACGATTTTCCTTTTTAACCACTAAGGCACTCAGAACACGAA from Bacteroidota bacterium harbors:
- a CDS encoding BamA/TamA family outer membrane protein translates to MQPIRSYIFRCLQSSLLFFIDFGKSMPLVRLQFAIGLAGILSVTEISAQHIVGFESSYPEHKAILQKSYTVFRKSKVKETDSMLVQAELRRSLEWLFAKGYLEARFDSLSCKEGDCKAWWFTGVRYEWAELRMSGKDEFVFTSAGIRDKFYRNKPFSPGAYAIMAKKVLDWCSNNGYPFALVHLDSVRTEGAGLNARVTVDKGDPVVMDTALIKGTVKISEAYLYNYLGIKPGAPFNGALLSKVSVRLREIPFVTEARPFELEFTPGKARPVLFLQSRKASQFNGVVGVQPDNVNPGKVFVTGDVRLRLLNAFGKAELLDLNWSNPLPRSQDLKVKFSYPFLFSLPVGVEGELMLFKKDSTFLELNRQIGFRYFFAGNNSFRVFFGRKTSNLISTKGYENITSLPPFADVGANTFGLGVLFQRLDYRLNPRQGFSVDVNAGAGVRVIDKNARINPEAYDSLSLRATQYKAEGIVDFYIPLFTRAVVNIGAMGGWMQNENIFSNELYRFGGLRSLRGFDEASLLASSYVVGKIEYRFILEQNSYLLLFYNRAWYEDQSREEILTDTPYGFGAGITFDTKLGIFSFTYALGSQQSNPIEFRAAKVHFGLVNYF